One window from the genome of Nicotiana tomentosiformis chromosome 5, ASM39032v3, whole genome shotgun sequence encodes:
- the LOC104099302 gene encoding uncharacterized protein: MARLPPGFRFHPTDVELIMYYLKRKIMGKKLHFEAITELNIYKFSPWDLPDKCCYKSKDLEWYFFCPRERKYASGARMNRATETGYWKTTGKDRSINYDEKIVGSVKTLVFHQGHPPRGQRTDWVIHEYKFEDKGLADAGFAQDSYVLCKVFQKSGPGPKNGAQYGAPFKEADWEDDEIPAEPCTSDVLCAPPRRPDNKNYSIESEASMVNPGSTSGLPSSQPSPSLSSIQRMPLDEPNIEVLGEPHPSNVSPINWMPSDKLDDEGVTGESNPSNIFSALPVLPEKQSLIDTSMINRGPGPSNALLCTNKMPLDEQDDEIIGLLAHFTEDTTLLSDGNENNQNLENFNQDMNALPDPFTDGNDIFDGLGNIENWEGLGQSRSDLSASWRANYSLNPMILPEDAAYMELNDLEIPLDHSAGTFETGRLALSNFCVPYKSNIDVQQFCFGNNSLGINQDFCENQLPMLPESYTQQVNHSDMVYNYYQNNVSQGYNAATNFSVSSYKQPEENSRLAAQNMERGVQQRKFYLSIFAICGGSLILVKAEVILGIDGCTNDALSVILGDLFYSSIFALCGGSFIFVKAEVTLEIDGCTDEALSVILGGLSCVFTCQSNVGKADISKEVLEPLRFGFSLALCFSHLKKLWCNLFWEFYEFIFLKILLNQLQVIIQVVCCFIFIPILAISLLCGALGLITH; encoded by the exons ATGGCGAGGCTTCCGCCTGGGTTTCGCTTTCACCCAACTGATGTTGAGCTGATTATGTACTATCTCAAGAGGAAGATCATGGGGAAAAAACTTCATTTTGAAGCCATAACGGAACTCAACATCTACAAGTTCTCCCCGTGGGACCTTCCAG ACAAATGTTGCTATAAAAGTAAAGATCTAGAATGGTATTTCTTTTGCCCAAGGGAGAGAAAGTATGCAAGTGGAGCCAGAATGAATCGTGCTACTGAAACTGGCTACTGGAAAACTACTGGGAAAGATAGATCCATTAATTACGATGAAAAGATTGTTGGATCAGTTAAAACTCTTGTGTTCCACCAAGGCCATCCCCCGCGAGGGCAGAGAACTGATTGGGTTATTCATGAATACAAGTTTGAAGATAAAGGATTGGCTGATGCAGGATTTGCTCAG GATTCATATGTGCTATGTAAAGTATTCCAGAAGAGTGGGCCAGGTCCAAAAAATGGTGCACAGTATGGGGCACCTTTTAAGGAGGCAGATTGGGAAGACGATGAGATTCCTGCTGAACCTTGTACATCAGATGTTTTATGTGCTCCACCTCGAAGGCCTGACAATAAGAACTACTCAATTGAGAGTGAGGCAAGCATGGTTAACCCAGGAAGCACATCTGGCTTGCCTTCAAGTCAACCGAGTCCGAGTCTATCTTCTATTCAGAGAATGCCTTTGGATGAGCCAAATATTGAGGTGCTAGGTGAACCACATCCATCCAATGTATCTCCTATCAATTGGATGCCGTCCGATAAGCTAGATGATGAGGGGGTGACTGGTGAATCAAACCCATCCAATATTTTTTCTGCTCTGCCTGTACTGCCTGAAAAACAGAGTTTAATTGATACCAGCATGATTAACCGTGGTCCAGGTCCATCTAATGCTCTGCTTTGTACTAATAAGATGCCTCTGGATGAGCAAGATGATGAGATCATTGGTCTATTAGCTCATTTCACAGAAGATACTACTTTGCTATCTGATGGCAATGAGAATAATCAG AATCTAGAGAACTTTAACCAAGATATGAATGCTCTACCTGATCCTTTTACTGATGGGAATGATATTTTCGACGGCCTTGGTAACATCGAGAACTGGGAAGGACTGGGTCAATCGAGATCTGATCTCTCTGCAAGCTGGCGAGCCAATTATAGTCTTAACCCCATGATTCTGCCAGAAGATGCTGCCTATATGGAGCTCAATGATCTTGAAATCCCTTTGGATCACTCTGCTGGAACCTTCGAAACTGGACGATTAGCGCTGAGCAACTTCTGTGTGCCATATAAATCTAACATTGATGTGCAGCAGTTCTGTTTTGGAAACAATTCCTTGGGCATAAATCAAGATTTCTGCGAAAATCAGCTCCCGATGCTCCCTGAAAGTTACACTCAACAAGTGAATCATTCTGACATG GTTTATAATTATTATCAGAACAACGTAAGTCAGGGTTATAATGCTGCGACCAACTTCAGTGTTAGCTCTTACAAGCAACCAGAGGAGAATAGTAGACTCGCTGCTCAAAACATGGAAAGAG GGGTGCAGCAAAGAAAGTTTTATTTGAGCATATTTGCTATTTGTGGTGGCTCCTTGATACTTGTCAAGGCTGAGGTGATTCTTGGGATTGATGGATGCACTAACGACGCCTTGTCAGTTATACTGGGAGATCTGTTTTATTCGAGCATATTTGCTCTTTGTGGTGGCTCCTTCATATTTGTCAAGGCTGAGGTGACTCTTGAGATTGATGGATGCACTGACGAAGCCTTGTCAGTTATACTGGGAGGTCTTTCTTGTGTTTTTACCTGTCAGTCAAATGTTGGTAAGGCAGATATTTCTAAGGAAGTGCTTGAGCCCTTGCGTTTTGGGTTTAGTTTGGCTCTTTGCTTTTCTCATTTGAAGAAGTTATGGTGTAATTTATTTTGGGAGTTTTATGAATTTATCTTCTTAAAGATATTGCTAAATCAACTTCAAGTTATAATTCAAGTGGTTTGTTGTTTCATCTTCATTCCCATCTTAGCTATAAGCTTGTTATGTGGTGCTCTTGGTTTGATAACACACTGA